A part of Rhopalosiphum maidis isolate BTI-1 chromosome 3, ASM367621v3, whole genome shotgun sequence genomic DNA contains:
- the LOC113557636 gene encoding uncharacterized protein LOC113557636, producing the protein MSSTYVFALSLFASAVIGIAAASVAPSQQQQRRLQEDGGAAGAVLWSVLDDCFLGDGDAPATVCLKSKALTALDRALGKATVAVADGVTLTARAGKSLQPVDPQAERADRAALDAAPDADAKNALLDDMLASRMDRLMSTRTIVLDGAGQEGRKKKDKAMQQAMMMAGMMAAGVMGPMALKIIALMAGKALLISKIALLLSGLIALKKLFQPQQSGGHEHIVEAAPSGHHYGRSIDAHRAAYSGQIQ; encoded by the exons ATGTCGTCCACGTACGTGTTTGCGCTGTCGCTGTTCGCATCGGCCGTTATCGGCATCGCCGCAGCTTCCGTGGCACCGTCGCAACAACAACAGCGGCGGCTGCAAGAGGACGGCGGCGCGGCCGGCGCGGTCCTGTGGTCGGTGCTGGACGACTGTTTCCTCGGCGACGGCGACGCGCCCGCCACCGTGTGCCTCAAGTCCAAAGCGCTGACGGCCTTGGACCGGGCCCTCGGCAAGGCCACCGTGGCCGTCGCGGACGGCGTGACGCTGACCGCCCGGGCCGGCAAGTCGCTGCAGCCCGTCGACCCGCAAGCCGAGCGGGCCGACCGCGCCGCCCTGGACGCGGCCCCGGACGCCGACGCCAAGAACGCCCTGCTGGACGACATGCTGGCCAGCCGCATGGACAGGCTCATGTCGACCAGGACCATCGTGCTGGACGGAGCCGGCCAAGAAG GTCGCAAGAAGAAGGACAAGGCCATGCAACAGGCCATGATGATGGCCGGTATGATGGCCGCCGGGGTCATGGGCCCGATGGCGTTGAAGATCATCGCCCTGATGGCCGGCAAGGCGCTGTTGATAAGTAAAATCGCATTGCTCCTGTCCGGCTTGATCGCGCTCAAGAAACTGTTCCAGCCGCAGCAAAGTGGCGGACACGAGCATATCGTCGAGGCGGCGCCGTCCGGTCACCATTACGGCCGCAGCATCGACGCCCATCGCGCGGCGTATTCGGGCCAAATCCAATAG